The following DNA comes from Magnolia sinica isolate HGM2019 chromosome 18, MsV1, whole genome shotgun sequence.
tgttagagtatggcgaattaatccctttaacTCATAGCCCAcgctccacatctcatgggttagggcctcaaccgaacccccctcgtgggttcgtaggccccaaatcacatgggttgcccaccccgagtgtgtccccgcatcccacgggctacctcactcaagcccggtgtgaaatgcgcattaatcacccccggtgagagtctcaaacacgagacctctcccgtgggccccaaatcacatgagtcacccaccccgagtgtgtcctcgcatcccacgggctaccccactcgagctcgatgtgaaaatgcccctgcattaatcacccccggtgaggagtctcaaacacgagatctcccgctctgataccaatttgatataggacaattaaccagttgctctaaaagctcgaactgttagagcatggcgaattaatccatttatctcatacccaggccccacatctcatgggttaagacttCAGCTGAACCCCTCTCGGGGgcaccaaatcacatgggtaccgcctcacacgggccgcccaccccgagtgtgtccccgcatcccacaagctaccccactcgagcctagtatgaattgtgaaatgcgcattaattacccccggtgaggagtctcgaacatgagaccttcgTGGCCCCGCCAACCCTAAGTGTACTCCTACATCccataggcgaccccactcgagctcggtgtgaaaatgctactgcattaatcacccccggtgaggagtcttgaacacgagacctcccactctgataccaatttgatgcaggacaattaaccacttgctctaaaagttcgaactgttagagaatggcgaattaatccttttatctcatagctcaagccccacatctcatgggttaggacctcggccgaacccccctcgtgggctcgtgggcctcaaatcacataggccacccaccccgagtgtgtccccgcatgccatgggctaccccactcgagcccggtgtgaaatgcgcattaatcacccccggtgaggagtctcgaacacgagacctcccccgtgggccccaaatcacatgggtcacccaccctgagtgtgtccccacatcccacgggctaccccactcaagcccgatgtgaaaatgcccctgcattatcaaACATGTTCATTTCTACTATGAGATGCATGTATGTTGGTGACCTTCTCCTTAATCATGCGCTACTGTCAATGTGTTTTGCCAATCGAACATGCATGCATGTCCTGATATTGAGGTTGTGTCAGCATGTCTTTTGAATTGCCAAGGCATATGCATGCATGTCGATCAGTTCTTCATATTGTGCACCGTAAACATGATCTTCATGATTTTGTTGATCATTTGGGACAGTAAAGGAGACCTTCTCCCTCATATTGTGGGATTGAGTCTATACAACACTACAACTCTCAATATAATATATTGGGTTGATGCACTGGTCTGTTGGACGAACTGTGGACATTGGTATGTAGGTGATTAGAAAGCTGATTAACTGCATGTGAGTTTTGAGGCCAAGCATTATGCGTAGCATGGCACGTTGACAGGTCCATGTACAATATGAAAGAAAGATGCTTCCCTCACTGGGTTGCACATGCACGCTGCCGGATGCATCATATGCAGGCCCTGTGCATGGTCCTCTAGTGGAATCAAAGTGGAAGGGCTTAATACAAGATCGCATTTACAGCATAGGTGGTCTTCCACTAATGTTGATCGAATACAAAGACGTTTGGCACATGTACATTTGAATAGGGTTTCCGCCTCTATCCAAACAGTGTATTGGTGTTTGTCGTACAAGAACCTGAGGTGCACTAAAACTTGAATTGATCCTCTCCGAATTCCAAAACATGGTATCCAAACATCCAAAATCAACTGCTGGCAGATGATGCTCCATGCGGATATGATATCTGTACAGATGGTTTTGGTGGCTGCCATCAGACGGAATTCAACCCAAAAAGGTGGTATTTTGTGCGAACAGTTGTTTTACAGTACATTACGATTGTAATTgtcaatccaaacatgccctaaaaattCATGACAAACAAGCTAGAAACCAATAATTGACAAAATCATATTCCCTCTCTAGGCTACCTTTGTCCGAAACAGACATCCATGATAACATCCTAATAATTTAAGAAATTATTAATTCATTTAGGATTAAGAATAAGAAGTCTAAATCCAGTGCCTTTTGTGTTAAACTAAATCTTGAAAAGGCTTATGATAGAATTAGATGGCCTTTCATTCATACTACATTGACTAAGCTTAAAATTTGACCAACAGTGGGTAGACTACATCATTTAGTGTTTTTACCCCAATTTCTGAATTCTACTCAATGGTGGTCTGAGTAGATTTATTAAAGCAAAAGGGAGACTTAGACAATGGACCCACACTCTCTCAATATTTGTGTTAACCCATTGTTAACAGGTCTCCTTAAAACCAAAAAGGATAAATTGATAAAATGAACCAAAATCTCAAGATCCAGACCATGTATACCCCATCTCATTTTTACTAATGATATCTGTTTATTCAATCGAAATGATTTGGCCTCATGTGGAAAAGTGATGGATATCCTGAACTTGTTCTATGATAACTCAATACGGAGTATCAACCATGACAAGTTTGTAATTTATTTCTTAAAGAATACTCACAGAAGGTTTAGAATATTTAGAGCGAGGTAATGGCAGACCCTCCCACCCACCTTGGTCCCTTGTTTTTACAAAGAAACCTAAAGATTAAGAGTTAATGCGTCTCATTAACAAATTCCAAGACAAGTCAAGTGGCCGGAAAGCCAAGTTCCTTCCCACGACAGGAAAGATCACCCTTATTGAATCTACTATTTCAGGGATGTTAAACTACTCAATGTCAATTTGTAAACTACCTACCAAAGTGGTtaatgatttggaaaataaataaaaattcttgtCAACAGGAATTAGGTTTCTAAACGTTTGAAGGAGGGTGTTCTTGGAATTAAGAGACTTGGCCCTACTAATGAGGCTTTCATAATGAAATTAGGATGGGATATTATCAACGATCTAAAAAATCTATGGGTAAccatctttcaaaataaatacgTGAAAAACAAGCATTGGCAAGAAAGAAATGCCTCCCCTTTAACATTAAACATGTGGAGAAATCTTGTAAGATTGAATGAAAATATTTTGCAATAATGGTTTTGAATTATTGGAATGATAACAAAGTTAAGACATAGAGACATCCACACCGAAAATGCCAAACTGAACAAAATCAATGATGCCCGGATCCCTCACCCTCCCGACGAAAACATAGTTAAAAAGCTCTTGAACCAAGATAACTACATTAAACGTCTAATTAATAGCACTTGGTTTCTGTcaatggccaaaaaaaaaaaaagcaagcccCTGTGGCAATTGGCGGTAAGGAGGATAATATAATTTGGAAAACCACCACATCTGGCTTATTCACCATAAAACAACCTACCTTTACTTGTGCAATCCTTTAGTGGGTTTAATTCCAAATGGCCTCAATAAGAACTTCGTTTGGCATGTCCCATGtgtcctgaaaaaaaaaaaaaaaattcctatgcAATGTGTTGCACAATAGAACCCTCATAAGGGACGAGCTCCATAGATTTGATGAATCAATTCCCACATCTAGCATCTTGTGCAATGAACATAATGAGAATCATTCTCACATTTTCTTTATCTGTTCTTTTGCAAGCCAGCAGTGGCCCTTATTTCCAGTATATTAGGTGCATGAATCCCAACTCCAACTTCGCCTGTTGAGGCCTTTTCCCAATTGACTAAATGCATATAGAGCCACAGGACCTCGAGCACTATTTGGAAGGCCATttttttcttacaccatttggtGTGTTTAGATTGAAAGATACCAAAGAATATTCAGGCAATCTTGCTCTTTGTTTGGCCaaattagcaaaaaaaaaaaaaaaaatcatttccaaCTTCTAAATTCAACAATAACataaaaccaaaacttgcctaGTTGGTATCTGAAGCCATCATTCTAAAAGAATGGAACCCAGGGCCGACAAGTATCCTGCACCAGAGAATTGCCTCCATCAAATGGATTCCTCCTAAATTCTGTTTACATAAGTTAAACTTCAATGGCACTCTCTTCGTCACAAACAACCACAATAGTGCTGGGGTGTATTATCAGAAGTGACTCTGGAGACATCATAGCAGCTTTCAGAGCAATGCTACAACCATGATCAAGCATTATGGCTAAGACTTTCGCCCTATAGTATTGAGTTAACTGGAATGTAAGTTAAACATTCAAAGCTTGGACATTGAAGGCAATTTTAAACTAATTATTGATGCTCTCCGAAAACAAGGAAAGCACCCATGAAAGGTTCTCATTCTACTGAGAATGTGAGGCAGCTCCTCAGAAGATTGGATAGGTGGTCTGCCATCCACATGTACAGGATGGCTAATGAGAGTGCTGACTGTCTGGCGAAGTCAGTAAGTCTGCATTATGAAGTATGGCTGGACAGTTTCCAAACATTATTTTGGGTTCTGTAAAAGTCTTCTGCTTGTACTTttgctactatatatatatatatatatatatatatatatatatatatataaacgtttGCAATTTGATtcgcttgtgcatccaaacaaagtTTAAATAGATATAAAGTAACCACGATGCTGCCATCATCCTTTTGATAATCCATCCATCTTCTATATATAGTCTAGGATTGTTAGGAGAAAGAAAAAACGAAAGAAAATGGGAAAGTTGAAAGCAACGAAGAAGCTCAAACCTCAGGTAAGGAGCCAAGTACACAATGGAATACACCAAATACCGCCGACTACTTGTATCAAGCCATGCAAAAACCCAACTCTGCCAGAaatagaattaaaaaaataatcttaaaatGCAGAAAACAAAAAATCTAAGAAAAGGAAACCTAATTCCCCACATCCAACTCACCAGCCAATTGAAATAAGGGATGAAGCTTACGATCCCCATCACCGCGAACCTCGTGTCCGTCGAATCGATCGCAGATCCACCATCGACGGGTTCATCGGGACCGCGGGGGATCGGGAAGATCAGGGAATTGAGGACGCAGGCGCCGATCGCAAGGGCGAAAGGTGCGTCCTGAGAGAGCTCTGCTCTGCATCTCCGGATCCGATTATTTCTTTCGCTCTTCCTTCTCTTCAACTCTAGGGTTTTGAGAGTAGAGATTCGAGATTGGAAGTGAGGTTGGAGgagtagagaggagagagatggagaaggaGATGTGAGAGAGATCATACTCGTGGTAGAACAAGTATAGGACTATTAATACGGGAGTAGCAGTGACGATGGGCAGCTTTCATGGCCTTAACGAGGGGAGTATCTAACATGCGCCGGTAGGTGACGGAGGTTGACAGTTGGTAGTGATGGAGTACTGGGAACTGTAAGCGAGCAGAGGAAATGGTGCTCCTCGAACGTCTCACGCTCTCGAAGGAGGTGCCGCCGAGTGCGGATTGCATGTGGCCCTGTCACAGAGATATAAATGTGCCCGaggatgtgtggggtccacagatattCCCgtggcaaatccactccgtccatcggtttttaaagaccacagttgaaaaataattaaaaataaggccGATCAAAAATTCAGGTAACCACCGAAAACGGAAAAAGTTGGAAGgggaatttccaccgttgaaaccttgccggagctgaccatgatatttatatgacatccaaaccgttcatatgtttATCAACACTCAGATAAACTTTAAtaacaaatatcatccttataCAAGACTTACGTAACCTTCTATCGTTCAATCCATAcgttttcatgtggtatggctcaTATGAGTATTGGATATTccttatttttagaatcatatcctattgtggtctttaaaaccagatggacggagtggattttccacggacatctctgtgggccccacagagtccctgACACAGGTATACTATATGCCCGGGTGCACATGCAATCCGCTATCGGTGCCGCTTTTCTTCGGGGTGAGATACTTTATACTCTGCCAAACTTTGATGCTTCGTACGCACGCTCttagaaattatacacgtggcgtTGATTAATTCAAATCCAACCGACTAATACGGTACTAAACATTGACAAGTCACCTTCcaaaaaaagattgaaaagtcCTGACCTCTGATTCGTGAACAATCTTTTTTAACATGTGGATACTTTTCATTGTTAGCCGTCCAATAAATCCAATCGTTAGGAGATTAAAtgggtttaaatttaggttagtGATGCATCTAAATTGAAGGCATAATTTGTACAAtttaattttcaattatttgtATACACGTTCTCTTTTTAAGTACAAAATTTGGCGCAGATGAGACATTTACACTTGTATAAAAAGCAACCGTccttaaatttgttttttttctcttgtTACCGGAATTTTGGGCTAGATAGAATGGTTCTTTTAAAAATGATATAGACTCCATCCGAAATTGAAATTTTGCCCCTTCTTTGATCGatcttatttatgtattttaatcAAACAGTTATGAATCTATAATAcgattttttttatgtttttcgtCTGAAGTTTCCCGTGGTCCACAATTATATTGATGTTGTGAGGGTTAATTTTAAACTATTTTCTCATGTGTGATCCATCTATAATGAGTTTTACCCTCAaacatggaccaatgagatgaaattaaaactcattatataaggatggattggatttgccTCACAacaatccagtgggccccatataaattATAGATAGTTAAAAGCATGTGATGATTTCGTGTAAGAGCCATTTGGCCATttactttttcctttttgttttttttttaaaaaaaataaatttatgggaGCAGAGAgtgtttttttagttcatttccttTTTCATTCCTTGGTTtattttataattgttttttaagattttttttttaaaataaattggtATAAATGATAAGAGTTTGTGAAAGTAAATTGGAtttggaagaatgttgtaattaaTAAGTTTTTATAATAGAAGGATGTTGTAATGTATACATTTTGTAATGGAATAATGTTATAATGAATAAATATTGTATGATAGATTATCGATATTTACTATGGATTGCCCATATTCATTGTAAATCGTTAATATTTTTACTGTAGATCGTCGATATTCAATGTAGATTATTAATATTCACTATGAATCATTGATATTAAGAGTGGACCATTGATATTCATTATGGGCCGCTGATATTAAGAGTGAACTACTGATATTCAGCGTAGACCACTGATATTTCCACAGTGGATCATAGATATTTATTGTGGGCCATCAATTTGATGAAAAACGGCCATAACTTCTTTATTATATATTCGATTTGGGTAATCTTATATTCGTTGTAGAGGTAATTTGATGAATTTCAAATTTctttggaatcatctcatttatACACCATATGATTACCTAAAAGTGAACCCAAAGTTCATCAAGATCACTGTGGATCAATGATATTCATTATGGGTTATCGATCTAACAAAAACatccataactccctcgttacatgtctgatttaaatgatCTTATACTCATTTGAAATgtaatttaatgaaatttaaaATGACTTTAGAATCATATCATTTGGATACCATTTCATTTCCTAAAAGTTGGCCCAAAATTCATTATATACGACAGATCATTAATATTCACTAATACCTACTTTTGGGCAGTCAAATAGTATTCAAATAATATGATTCCAAACTCGCTTGAAATTTCttcaaattacctttccaacgagtatAAAATTACCTAAATCaaacatataacgagggagttatgaccgtttttCATCAGATTGATAGCCCATAGTGAATATCAGCGATCCATAATGATCTTGATGAATTTTGGGTTCAATTATAGCAATCAAATAGTATCCAAATGAAATGATTCTAAAGCCATTTTAAAATTCATCAAATTTTCTTTTCAACGAGCCCAAGATCACCTCAATCAAACTATAATAAAGAAGTTATGGTTGTTTTCGTCAGATCAATGGCCCATAGTGAATATTTTCGATCCACAGTGCAAATATCAAcaatccacagtgaatatcagtgGTCCACTCTTAATATCAGCGGTCTATAATGAATATCGTGATATACATTGAATATCAACGATTGACAATGAAAATATCGACGATCCACATTAAATATGGGTGATCCATAATAAATATCGATGATCCACcgtacaacattcatccattacaacatattTCTATATCAATACTCTTTCATTACAAAAATTCATCTATTACAACggtcatccattacaacattcattcattccaacgtttatcacattcatccattataatattatttcattACAAAATTCATGCATTGCAACATTCTTCTATTACAATATCCTTCCATTATAATATTCTTCCACACTCTCCTCTTTTACAAACTCTCATCATTCAtactaaatttttttaaaaaaaataataaaaaactaaaaaactaaaaaacaataataaaagaaaCCAAGAAATGAAGAATGAAGGAAtaatgaagaaggaagaagggagcaaaaaaaaaaaaaacaccatcctCCACCCTCGTGAAAAAAACCAAGAAATGAAGAAGGAAATGACCAAATGACTCTCGCATGGAAGGGCCCCACGTTTTGAGCCTATCTacatcttatgtggggcccactcggtTGTCTTTAAGCAAATCCATCACATACTGTCCACATGTAGGGGATATTAATTTCATGTCATCGGCCCAGGTTGGAGGACAAAACTCATCATAGATAGACTACACAAGAGAAAACAATCCATAATTAATGCAAAATGTTAGTTTAGTTGTGGGTCATCGATAGCTTGAAACAGAATTGGAAAAACTCTTTTGTCGGTTCACGGCTGTCCAATTAAAATGAATGAATCAGATCAACCAAGGGATAGGCCAAATTTCAGTTTTGAGTGGGACTTGCgccctttttaaaagaaaatttttatttcTGAGATGAGAGTTCGTTGTACAAAGCACAATTGTGGCAAATGGGCATTTTTatcttctaaaaaataaaaaagtagatTCAAGGCTATAAATCCTTGAGTCTGGTCCGTATGGGCTCCTGCCACAACCACGTCACAATACGAGGGCATTTGGACCAAAAACCTCTTGATGTCGTAGGTACAACTTTTCTTTtaaacaaaactcaaatggatgtAAATCAGTTTACCATGTGTTTTCGAGTAGTAATTTAAAAAGGAATAAAGTTTGCTTATAGAATTATAGAATTGGAGTTCAAACActcggaggaaaaaaaaaaaaaaaagcatttcacAAAActtctttttaataaaataaataaatgcaaatatgTGATTTCTTTAGTACTATGTAAAGTTTATGAAAAACTTGAGCTCCAAGTTTAAAAGCCATAGGCTAACTTGAGTCAAAGAAAGACTTGTGGCCATTTTTTATTTAAGCTCAAAAGCATATAAGGCTAccatctattacaaacattcgaGGAAGAATTAGAAAAATGAGTCAAAAGCGTCTATTGTATAAGGACGGGTGGAGTGATAATTAAAGCCGTTTATAAGTCGAACTACCTAGAGAGAAGTATTGTGCATTGTCAGTAGGGTATGGCTCAACATTTGAGGCCAATCTCAattcgaaatcggattgcgtgttACTAAGTAAAATCTGTtgagcccaccgtgaatgcatgtggtttatccacgccgtccatccatttttaagatcattttgggagttgagctcaaaattgaagcatatccaaagctcaagtggaccacaccataggaaacaatgggaataatgatttccaccgttgaaaccttgttagggtcCACATTgacgtttatatgtcatccaacctattcatatgatcatagaaacatagatgaagggaaaaacaaatattagcttgatccaaaacttctacgaccCCTaagaattttcaacggtagacattcaattcacactatttcctgtagagCATACACTCGAAACGACTGAGTTCTTGAATGCAATGGATGCCATGTGATGTTGATGGGTGAAGTAAGCAGGgaggcttgagaagaaaatggATGTTGCACAATGCTAATGCGGGTTTGGATGAAGTTGATCGAGGTTAGGTGGAAGGGTGGATGGTTTTGTTGCAAGGGTTGGATTGAGCGACTTAGATTGGGGTTTCAATTGCTCAAATGACTAAAAGCTGGATAAGACTAGGCTAACTTGGGTTGAACTCCTCTCCTTCTACTCTCTTCTCCTTAGTAGAGGGATGACGTCGTTATGGATGGCTAAAGGCTTGATGAAGATGTGCTGGGGATTTGGAAGTTTCTAGGATGgtcttgaaatgagaagggagggggctatttatagtctcctGGGCTGGTTTCCTAATAATTGTGAGGAATTCTAAGGGTGAAAAGGCTTCTAAAGCTGAGGTTTGAGATCGCCACATGGAGAAATCTCAATAGTTGGATTGATAGGTAAGAGGGTAATTTGGGCCAAATGGGAGGACCAGGTGGTCTTTTCTCCTCCCATGTGCTTGTAGTTGAAGCAAGAGCACCCCCACATGCTTTCCACTCTCTCCTGTCCGAGCAGGAGAGTTGCCACATGGCATGCGGAGCCTAGGGTGGTGCCTAGAGCATGGGAGCTCTCTTGCTTTCGCAGGTAAGCTCCCACGATGGCCCACTAACCTTAGGTCCCTTGGGGTGGTGTCTTTACAGTTTTGGACACTGAAAGGCCTGAGATATGGGCCTAGCTTTGGGTTTGATTCTAGGTTGAATTGATTGGGTTGGTTGGATTGAGTTAGGTTGACTAGCTTGAGTTGGGTTGACTGGCTTGATTGGGTTGTCTAGGTTGATCTGGGTTGAGTAGGTTGAGCTGAATAAACTAGGTCGAGATGGGTTGACTGGATTTCGATCAACTTGTCAGCCTTGGGTGAGGTGTCTACATGACCATAACACATTTTATCGTAATGCCATAAAACATTTGATCATTGCGGTCTCCACCATGTTgtctgataaatccactccatccattaggtgggacaGCTTATTTGTACAGTACATATAAAGGATTAATCCAATAAAAAACTTGATGAGCTGCAACAATGGGACAATATAAAATTATTCCTAAAATCTTTATggtcacatggtgtggtccacctaagttgaagacaaacatcatggtgaccccACACACAAACTTATGGTTGGCATCTCATCCCTATTGTTTCCTCGGTGTAGCCCACTTAAGTCATGGATGTAACTGATATATATCCTCATGGCCTAAAATCAATGATAAAACCTTATGGATGGTGTTGAAGAGGATTTCAGTTATAAAACACCTAACCGCTGTGGGGCCAACGTGTTATATATGTGAAATCTAGTTTGTAGGtgcaccatgttgtatatataaaaTTCATTGTGTATCAGCTCAATGACAAACTTAGAAGGGCCATACGAATGAGAACAATGAAAAATTGCACCTAAAACTTCCAGTTAGAGGTTTTCGATTGGGatgatttgtttttcttctcaTCTTAGTGAGTAACACTTGATTAATAGATTTGATTAAAGACAACACAATGGTGGCTACAAATATAAACCTGTGGTTAGCTTCCTTTCccattgttccttgtggtgtggcacTCGTGAGTTGTGGATATGGATGATCTTTTTATCATCCAAGAACACACTTGATAAAGGGAATGGATGTCACAATTACGCAAGGAAGGGTATAAGGAGGTGAAGAGGAAGATCACGATCTTCCTCAAGTAGTAAAGGCCTTGAATTCACATAGTAGTTTTtgaatccaaaagaaataataagagaaaacTCGAATATTTTATTCAATAGTGTTTAACATATATGATTCTCGGTTCCactactaaaaaagaaaaaaataaaaccctgatttgaaatatccaaaatagtaaaattccAACCCTAATAAAAGttacccaaaatagtaaaactcatctaaagcctaatttgacaaaaatagaaagtctagatAAACCTTAATATAAGAGTCCTGGCATGAttacaaataatttttttaaaatgatgaaaatctaaaactctaaaaaatacaaaatacaataaaaattggagttactaaaaataataaaatttctcTAAAATCTTATTTTGACTCTGAATGGGTCATTACAGTAAAGATTAAAAGGTCATGTGTGCGGCAATGATACCCGGATAAAAAGTTATGGCCGATTTACAGTTCACACTTCAAACTAGAATATCTTCCTATCCAGATTGAATTTCTTCGAATTGAACCTACCCAAGGCCCAATTACGTCATGCCCTACATAGAAATAGGCCTGAATTTGACGACCTACTTTTGCTTTCATTTAGCCAGTTTTTGGTCCAGCCATGCTAGGAATGTCTATGATACCTAACTAATGCATGGAAGAACGTGAAAAGGTGAAGAAGAATATGATCTTCCTCAAAATATAAAAAACCTTGAATTTATAAGGTAGTTTTTGAATCCACAAAATTAATAAGAGAAAactcaaatattttattgaataaaGTATAATGTGTATGATTCTTAATTagaccattaataaagaaaaataaaacctaattcAAAATGATCCATAATAACAAAATTCTAATCCTAATAAAAGTTACTCAAAAAAAAGTGAAACTCATCTAAAGCCTAACTTGCcaatt
Coding sequences within:
- the LOC131232676 gene encoding uncharacterized protein LOC131232676; this translates as MISLTSPSPSLSSLLLQPHFQSRISTLKTLELKRRKSERNNRIRRCRAELSQDAPFALAIGACVLNSLIFPIPRGPDEPVDGGSAIDSTDTRFAVMGIVSFIPYFNWLSWVFAWLDTSSRRYLVYSIVYLAPYLRTNLSLSPEESWLPIASIVFCIVHIQLEASIRNGDLKTTELFGELLKSLSPVTRKKDSHIQSQQGISNKRNGEEQLPSPQEEHENKLREWGVPRKPLDNSQQHLNDDEDKMDNQKD